A genomic window from Candidatus Bathyarchaeota archaeon includes:
- a CDS encoding type II toxin-antitoxin system death-on-curing family toxin encodes MRINFGKNGILIIHNYVVKNLVAVDGVNYVGMIQGSIDRAYTTVNGKEVFPHIMDKAGSILYSMVRFHPFADGCKRTGLLTAYLFLFYNGYYLQIPQDSAKFLEGIAASEDPDEENELKVILWIRKHCVRDAVTILTNAFMTMLTLAGLNIERYTSYLLKNDALLDELREKFRDGNLEESNRL; translated from the coding sequence ATGCGTATCAATTTCGGAAAAAATGGAATTCTAATAATACATAATTATGTTGTTAAAAATCTCGTTGCCGTAGACGGCGTAAATTATGTTGGAATGATACAGGGCAGTATTGATAGAGCATATACAACTGTAAATGGCAAAGAAGTTTTTCCTCATATTATGGACAAAGCAGGTTCAATTCTTTATTCTATGGTAAGATTTCATCCTTTTGCTGATGGCTGTAAAAGGACAGGATTATTGACTGCTTATTTGTTTCTTTTTTATAATGGATATTATCTACAAATTCCACAAGATAGCGCTAAATTTTTAGAAGGGATTGCCGCATCGGAAGATCCTGATGAAGAAAATGAATTAAAAGTTATTTTGTGGATACGAAAACATTGTGTGAGAGATGCTGTAACAATTTTGACCAATGCCTTTATGACGATGCTAACACTTGCTGGATTAAACATTGAAAGATATACAAGTTATCTGTTAAAAAACGACGCGCTGCTTGATGAACTTAGAGAAAAATTCAGAGACGGAAACCTAGAAGAAAGTAACCGATTATGA
- a CDS encoding DUF4325 domain-containing protein: MNFLSETISIKEAVSPDLALRNSAQNFFKRIERLENNKIVVDFTDVKTITRSFADEYLNHKKSSKKEIIDVNVPENVAKMFAVVEKKPEKFAVPKSKQKKDLFLKITA; this comes from the coding sequence ATGAATTTCTTGAGTGAAACCATTTCAATAAAAGAAGCTGTATCCCCAGATTTAGCTCTGAGAAATTCTGCACAAAATTTTTTCAAACGCATAGAACGATTAGAAAATAATAAAATAGTCGTTGACTTTACGGATGTTAAAACAATAACTCGTTCTTTTGCTGACGAATATCTAAATCATAAGAAATCTTCAAAAAAGGAAATCATAGACGTTAATGTTCCCGAAAATGTTGCAAAAATGTTTGCAGTGGTTGAAAAAAAACCTGAAAAATTTGCTGTTCCAAAATCAAAGCAAAAAAAAGATTTGTTTCTTAAAATAACTGCTTAA
- a CDS encoding PAS domain S-box protein yields MTKNRQACLSNGTFKPIQVLHVDDDLDFLDTSKQILELDGNILVTSVSSVNEALQFVLKQDFDVIVSDFQMPEKDGLVFLAQLRESDNHTPFILLTGKGREEVAVKALNLGANHYINKIGKPETVYGELSHYVKQIFKKNAAEKMLAEHEQRLKKIAEQTPGMLYQFKMSPDGSFCVPFSSDGIKDVFGCSPDEVKTDLFPITEVLFAEDKDRVLQSIVDSAEKLKLWRSEFRVQFPGGPVRWMLGRSKPEKHSDGSILWNGYIVDITEQKNALEDVKFQKRMLENVTENTRSGLSVISKDFDVVYANKVLVNIFGDVIGKKCYSTFGYGDSICPNCGVKQIFETGKDQVVHNRVIHSKKGNVVYLNLVATVIKDETGKIVGATEIALDVTKQKLKVNQIRESEQKFRILAEQSPNMIFINQNGKVVYANKKCEEATGYTKDEFYDPSFDFVCLIAPQDKEKVMKNFCKHMNGEDVPPVEYSIVSKHGEVIQGILCTKLILYAGKNAILGTVTDITQYKRAEEKIEAMVKSLQIVNEKLNIVGKSTRHDAANKLSVILNNVYLAKMRLPENQVEIRKYLLGVENAVVDINRIFDFSRVFQQLGSEKLEEIDVGKVFENAVSSFLKRKDDLLILNDCKDLKLFADSLLETLFYNLVENSLKHGKKVTSLALRYADLDDELVVFYEDNGIGISELEKEKVFTEGYGKGTGIGLHLVRLMCNVYGWSIDEVGVPGNGVQFRICIPKRLVPKGEVKSRVGVFLD; encoded by the coding sequence TTGACTAAAAATCGTCAAGCATGTTTAAGTAATGGCACGTTCAAGCCGATACAGGTTCTTCATGTAGATGATGATTTAGATTTTTTGGATACGTCAAAGCAGATTTTAGAGTTGGATGGAAACATTCTAGTCACGTCTGTTAGTTCAGTTAATGAAGCTTTGCAGTTTGTTTTAAAGCAAGATTTTGATGTGATTGTTTCAGATTTTCAGATGCCTGAAAAAGATGGGTTAGTTTTTTTAGCTCAACTCAGGGAAAGCGATAATCATACTCCGTTTATTTTGTTAACTGGAAAAGGTCGGGAAGAAGTTGCTGTAAAAGCGTTGAATTTAGGTGCAAATCATTACATTAACAAAATTGGGAAACCTGAAACCGTCTACGGTGAATTGTCCCATTACGTTAAACAAATTTTTAAGAAAAATGCAGCCGAAAAAATGTTAGCAGAGCATGAACAGCGCCTTAAAAAAATTGCTGAGCAAACTCCGGGTATGTTGTATCAGTTTAAAATGAGTCCCGATGGCAGTTTTTGTGTTCCTTTTTCTTCCGATGGAATTAAAGATGTTTTTGGTTGCAGCCCTGACGAGGTGAAAACTGATTTGTTTCCGATTACAGAAGTTCTTTTTGCAGAAGATAAAGATCGGGTTTTGCAGTCGATTGTTGATTCTGCTGAAAAACTTAAATTATGGCGCAGTGAGTTTCGTGTTCAATTTCCCGGGGGTCCTGTTAGGTGGATGCTTGGTAGGTCTAAGCCAGAAAAGCATTCTGACGGCAGCATCCTATGGAATGGTTACATTGTTGATATTACCGAACAAAAAAATGCCCTAGAGGACGTGAAGTTTCAAAAGAGAATGTTAGAAAATGTAACTGAGAATACTCGTTCGGGTTTGTCTGTTATTTCAAAAGATTTTGATGTTGTTTACGCTAACAAGGTTTTGGTTAACATTTTTGGTGATGTGATCGGAAAGAAATGTTATTCTACTTTTGGATATGGTGACTCAATTTGTCCAAACTGTGGCGTAAAACAGATTTTTGAAACCGGTAAAGATCAGGTTGTTCATAACAGGGTGATTCACAGTAAGAAAGGAAATGTTGTTTATCTGAATTTGGTTGCGACTGTGATAAAAGATGAAACTGGAAAAATTGTTGGTGCGACCGAGATTGCTTTAGATGTTACTAAACAGAAGTTGAAAGTGAATCAGATAAGAGAGTCTGAACAAAAGTTTAGGATCCTTGCTGAGCAGTCGCCTAACATGATTTTTATTAATCAAAATGGGAAAGTTGTTTATGCGAACAAGAAATGTGAAGAAGCAACCGGGTATACGAAGGATGAGTTTTATGATCCAAGTTTTGATTTTGTCTGTTTAATTGCTCCTCAAGATAAAGAAAAGGTAATGAAAAATTTTTGTAAGCATATGAACGGTGAAGATGTTCCCCCGGTAGAGTATTCAATTGTTTCAAAGCATGGCGAGGTAATACAGGGAATTTTATGTACTAAATTAATTTTGTATGCTGGAAAAAATGCGATTCTTGGAACGGTAACTGATATTACCCAGTATAAACGGGCTGAAGAAAAAATAGAGGCCATGGTCAAAAGTTTGCAGATAGTAAACGAGAAGTTGAATATTGTTGGTAAATCGACTCGGCATGATGCAGCTAACAAGTTGTCGGTGATTTTGAATAATGTGTATTTGGCGAAAATGAGGTTGCCTGAAAATCAAGTTGAAATCAGGAAGTATCTTTTGGGGGTTGAAAATGCTGTTGTTGATATTAATCGGATTTTTGATTTTTCTCGGGTTTTTCAGCAGTTAGGTTCAGAAAAACTAGAGGAAATCGATGTTGGTAAAGTTTTTGAAAATGCAGTTTCGTCTTTTTTGAAACGCAAAGATGATCTGTTAATATTAAATGATTGTAAAGACCTAAAGCTGTTTGCTGATTCTTTGTTGGAGACTTTGTTTTATAATTTGGTTGAAAATAGCCTAAAGCATGGAAAAAAAGTGACCAGTCTCGCCCTGCGTTATGCTGATTTGGATGATGAGTTGGTTGTTTTTTATGAAGACAACGGCATAGGCATTAGCGAGTTGGAAAAAGAGAAGGTTTTCACCGAAGGCTACGGCAAAGGAACCGGAATAGGTTTGCATCTTGTTCGGTTAATGTGCAACGTTTACGGTTGGAGCATCGATGAAGTTGGTGTTCCTGGAAATGGTGTTCAATTTCGTATATGCATACCAAAACGTTTGGTTCCAAAAGGTGAAGTTAAATCCAGAGTTGGCGTTTTTTTGGATTAA
- a CDS encoding UbiA family prenyltransferase, producing the protein MRNKLKGFLSFISFERGIMLFMINMGATFLIAKSSHLPDAVYLGIIAFFLWSGVDAINNVYDVDLDVKSDPKRAEYTKNLGKLGLAISLGLFAVTLSLGAATGILSVLMFIFIGIFAGVIYSVPPFRLRQTIYKPIVNLSVGAVPVLIVAAFYNVFSIQIFALILLMGISTAVNSLWEDLADYKSDFTAKAKTTLVVLGFKRGLYLTIILGYSLIPLMIIVGILFQLNTIYFAILAALITFITVRLIQSRQIITGKPKQETMLKAGESFARDFVIVALVHTTNLMISGYLTFQPIITV; encoded by the coding sequence ATGCGCAATAAACTAAAAGGATTCCTTTCTTTCATTTCTTTTGAACGGGGAATAATGCTGTTCATGATAAACATGGGCGCAACATTTCTTATTGCTAAGAGTTCACATTTGCCTGACGCTGTTTATTTGGGAATTATTGCCTTTTTCTTATGGAGCGGAGTGGACGCTATAAACAACGTTTACGACGTTGACTTGGACGTAAAATCTGACCCCAAACGAGCAGAATACACAAAAAACCTTGGAAAACTAGGATTAGCCATATCTTTAGGGCTATTTGCGGTTACCCTGAGCCTGGGCGCAGCAACAGGAATACTATCAGTATTAATGTTCATTTTCATAGGAATCTTCGCAGGCGTAATATATTCAGTCCCCCCGTTCCGGCTTAGGCAGACCATATACAAACCCATTGTTAACTTATCCGTAGGAGCAGTACCAGTTTTAATCGTAGCTGCCTTTTACAATGTTTTTTCAATTCAAATATTCGCTTTAATTTTGCTAATGGGAATATCCACTGCAGTAAACAGCTTATGGGAAGACTTAGCAGACTACAAATCCGACTTTACAGCCAAAGCCAAAACAACCCTGGTCGTATTAGGATTCAAACGAGGACTTTACTTGACCATAATCTTAGGATACAGCCTGATACCCCTGATGATAATAGTAGGAATACTATTCCAACTAAACACCATATATTTTGCAATTCTAGCCGCCCTTATCACCTTCATAACAGTACGACTGATACAAAGCCGACAAATAATAACCGGAAAACCCAAACAAGAAACCATGCTAAAAGCAGGAGAATCCTTTGCTAGAGACTTTGTAATCGTAGCGCTGGTTCACACCACAAACCTGATGATAAGCGGATATCTAACATTTCAACCAATCATAACAGTATAA
- a CDS encoding flippase-like domain-containing protein: MKKLSGKIRTIMIPVQIAVSILILYLLFQNVNLTETYHILSQVNIPILLLSTVFFLLASFAIGFGLHAALKSVNSAPSMKTTQLANFGGQLLSDITPAKSGYFATPVLLNQLEEVPYEKGLMSVMSVGAINFFIKAIFATTALVYFINRIPIDPTMTNAMLIGIAILLAAGIGLTVLVWTNCFSELLLKLAKIPVIGKLIKKLCEIRTMFTKDKTGIQKSAVTIILTVVASIIFSGISLYILAQAMGMTQPTFQDFFLMGPLTAVFMYVPVTFAGLGLQEAAYVFLLTNIGAPIEIALPFALLIRILAVTTDLIGLPPLLKTSTGIFKKLDKN, encoded by the coding sequence ATGAAAAAACTTTCAGGAAAAATACGCACAATAATGATTCCAGTACAAATTGCAGTAAGCATATTGATATTATACCTGCTGTTCCAAAACGTAAATTTAACCGAAACTTACCACATATTATCTCAAGTTAACATCCCAATTTTGCTCCTGTCCACCGTATTTTTCTTGCTAGCATCTTTCGCCATCGGCTTTGGACTGCATGCCGCATTAAAAAGCGTTAACTCTGCACCATCCATGAAAACTACTCAACTAGCAAACTTTGGAGGCCAACTGCTTAGTGACATTACCCCTGCAAAATCAGGATACTTCGCAACCCCAGTGCTGCTTAACCAACTGGAAGAAGTTCCGTACGAAAAAGGGTTAATGAGCGTCATGTCAGTGGGAGCAATCAACTTTTTCATAAAAGCAATTTTTGCAACTACCGCTTTAGTTTACTTCATAAACCGTATTCCTATTGACCCAACAATGACTAACGCTATGCTGATTGGCATTGCCATACTGCTAGCAGCAGGAATAGGACTAACCGTACTTGTATGGACCAACTGCTTTAGCGAACTGCTGCTAAAACTAGCCAAAATCCCGGTAATAGGAAAACTAATCAAAAAACTATGCGAAATACGAACAATGTTCACCAAAGACAAAACAGGCATACAAAAATCAGCCGTAACCATCATTTTAACTGTAGTAGCTTCCATAATTTTCAGCGGAATATCCTTATACATACTCGCCCAAGCCATGGGAATGACCCAACCCACTTTTCAAGACTTTTTTCTAATGGGACCATTAACTGCAGTATTCATGTACGTCCCAGTAACCTTCGCAGGACTTGGACTGCAAGAAGCAGCATACGTATTCTTGCTAACAAACATAGGCGCCCCCATAGAAATCGCGTTGCCCTTTGCCCTTTTGATCAGAATATTAGCTGTAACCACGGACCTGATTGGATTGCCCCCATTGCTAAAAACCAGCACCGGAATATTCAAAAAACTCGACAAAAACTAA
- a CDS encoding rubrerythrin family protein, with translation MSKTSENLKNAFAGESQANRTYLAFAKKAEKDGQPQIAKLFRAAAKAETVHALNHLEIIGKTKSTLENLQTAVSGETFEFDEMYPNYIETAKQEGNKKAEWSFNIANQVEQIHATLFSKTIEALQNKTELKDNDYYVCEVCGNTVEGSAPEKCPICGVSKERFERIC, from the coding sequence ATGAGCAAAACTTCTGAAAACCTGAAAAATGCTTTTGCTGGGGAATCCCAGGCTAACCGAACATATTTGGCCTTTGCTAAAAAAGCAGAAAAAGACGGACAGCCCCAAATCGCTAAACTTTTCAGGGCAGCAGCTAAAGCAGAAACGGTTCATGCTTTGAACCATTTAGAAATAATCGGAAAAACAAAATCCACTTTAGAAAACTTGCAAACAGCAGTTTCAGGGGAAACCTTTGAGTTTGACGAAATGTACCCAAACTACATTGAAACCGCCAAACAAGAAGGAAACAAAAAAGCAGAATGGAGCTTTAACATCGCTAACCAAGTTGAACAGATCCATGCTACCCTGTTCTCTAAAACTATTGAAGCGCTGCAAAACAAAACCGAACTAAAAGACAATGACTACTACGTATGTGAAGTATGCGGCAACACCGTAGAGGGCTCAGCGCCTGAAAAATGCCCAATATGCGGAGTTTCAAAAGAACGATTCGAAAGAATCTGCTAA
- a CDS encoding ferritin-like domain-containing protein: MIVDLLNKAIKQEIGSSVRYLEHYITAENSEFKDDLRKNALDKFIQAMDLGDFVVKMGDFPDLGDGKSDLTLKQMIESDIRAENLMLGLYQQIVDEAEDLETKAFFKDLITKETERKRLLVCAKGRANLKFAPI, from the coding sequence ATGATTGTTGATTTGTTGAATAAAGCAATTAAACAAGAAATTGGTTCAAGTGTCAGGTATCTTGAACATTACATAACTGCAGAAAATTCTGAATTTAAAGATGATTTGAGAAAGAATGCTTTGGATAAATTTATTCAAGCCATGGATTTGGGGGATTTTGTTGTTAAAATGGGGGATTTTCCTGATTTAGGGGACGGGAAATCCGATCTTACCCTAAAACAAATGATTGAGTCAGATATTAGGGCTGAAAATTTGATGCTTGGTTTGTATCAACAAATTGTTGATGAAGCTGAAGATTTGGAAACTAAAGCTTTCTTTAAGGATTTGATTACCAAAGAAACCGAGCGTAAACGGTTGCTTGTTTGTGCTAAAGGCCGTGCGAACTTGAAGTTTGCTCCAATTTAG